The sequence AGTGACAGTGTCACCCACTGAGCACTGGCACGATTATGTGCCAGCAGGGAAGGCATCCATGTTACAGGGAAAGTGTTTTAAAGAGCGGATAGAGATCTTGCCAGGAGAGCCAACCTCAAGGAGAGCTGGAAAAAATGGAGCCAGTTAATCACCCTGCATGTGTTATTTGTCTGGGTGGAAAATAAGCTGAAAATATCTTGTATTTCAGAGCAAGCACATAGTTTTCGGTGATGCAGTCAGCTGAAGCCCTGGCCTCTAAGTTTCAGAGACAGGCTAAGCCCAGCTCTAAGCCCAGCTGTTCCGAGGCAGCTTCCTAAATGGAAACGGCATCCAGACAGCATAGCCCTGGGCACGGCTGTTCCCACCTCAGACTTGGTGGCTTGCTCAGGATCCCATAAACACGGAGAGGTGTTGAACAGATTGCTTTTTGTGGTTGAAGCAAATGTTGATCCTAGCACTTGACCAAGTACCCGCTGGCCAGCGTGCTTTCCAGAATCCTACAGGTTCAGCTCAGCAGGGGAGAAGGATCCTATTCATTGTCTCTCCCAGTATTTTAGGCATTTTGGCCAAGCTCTGGCTCAGGACAGAAGCAGCTGGGCAATTCAGCCAGCTGCTCAGCACCTCCATCAGCCATGCGGAAGGGCTTGAGCCACCCAGTTTTGTGATGAGAATAAACAGCCCAAACCTGTATCTGTTTAATAATTCTCTTTTTAACAGCATGTTTGGCACTGGGGAAAGCTGCCAGCAAAAACTGTGGAGTCTAGTGCCTCATCCACCCACGGGACATGAAAACATACAGCCAGGCATTGCTGCTGTCAGCTTCATCTCAAACGTGAGCGGAGAAAGAGGACCTTTCCTTCTGAACCCACCCAGGCTACACCCAGCCAAATGGGGTGTTGGAGATCATCAATTCTACTGGGGAACCAACCACCACTCTGCCAAGCACCCTTTGCTGTCCTGCACCCTACGcccagctgggctggtgccacaagACCCGTGGGGTGTAGGATCCCAAGGGCTCCCCAGATCTTTGATGGTCACATCCTGTGGACATGGCACCCTGGGAGGGCAGCCAGTGGTGACACAGATGGAGAAGCTGTTTGCACTGACATGGTCTTCCCCAGGTTCTGCAGTCTACCTGCTCACCACGCCAGCCTGGCAACCCACCTTTGCTGCTGTGTTTTTTGGGGCTAGAATTGTAGAAGTCTCCACTTCCATTTTTCTCCAGCATCCCCAGCCTTTCTGTCACAGAGCACAGAGAGTTCAACAAACAAGGGTTGGAGAGGAAGGTCCCCAGGTGTGGTGTGCATGCCTGGGCCAACCCTCCTAGCAGCCAAGAAAGGGCTTGCTAAGAGGAGTCATGGCCACAACCTGTTGACAAAAGGAAAGCAGGACAAACAAGCTGGCTCCACCTGGGGCAAGGGATTAGAAACCTCGGCACAGCCCTCTGATTCCTCCCAGCAAACCAGCCGTGGCTGGAGGCAGGGATTAAACCCAGTGGCAGAGGAATGTGGCTCCTTCCCGCTGCGGACTCCAAGTTGGCACCGCATCCCCACTCAAGACGCAGCTTACATAATGTAGCTTATGAAAGCAAAATAACCCAGCCATGCCAGCCTGTGGGCAGGCCAGGATAGaggaaaaagataatttttttggcTGAGGTAAAGCCTAGCTGCCCCTCTGCACTGCTACCCCAGAAGTGTTGCACCATCTCACCAGGGATGGGAGGAAAGCAGCAGCAAGGGAGAAGGCTTGGGACAGGCTGGGTCCTCCTACAAGACTGTGAAGAGCTGCAGCCCTGGTGCTCATTCAGAATTCACAGAACATGGATTTCGCCCCCCCCAGAGTCCCCCTCCACCCCTGAGTTTCTCCCCAACCAGACAAGTTCCTGTTGAGGTCAAGCTGTGCATGCTCTGCATACAAGGCCACCACAGGTTTTGGGGGACTAACCCACAAGAAGCACCCAGCCCCAGATCTCATTCCTTCCAAATGCAGGCCAGACACCTCCAGGAGCAGCTGGGAGAGGCTCTGATCCACACCATCTCCCACTGGGGATGGAGATCCTGGAGGCGCTTCAGTGCAtagagcagcagggctgggcacaTCCTTGTGCAAGGCCGTTGCACAGAAGTCAGGGACAGTCCCAAAACACCCGGCACTGGCTCAGAGCAGAGTCACAGGGAGCAAACTGAGATCATCATTTCTTCATGAACCAGGCAATTAACAAGTGACGCATTTAGGCATCCAGATGGGTGACTGATATCTGCCATAATCTACATGACCTCAGGAACAGCTATTTGTTTCTCCATAATGCAAATCCTGCAGACAGACTGGCTACTTTATCAGCAAGCAAAGAGAGTCAGGACACAGTTCCAAAGCTGCAAGAGTCAGAATGGTGCAAATGGGCACTGCATACAGGTGGCCGGTCCCAGCTGAAGAGCCAGGAGAAGAACCCCTTGTGGGTGGAGGATCTACTCAGAAGCCACCCCAGTCCTGACCCTGCATCCAGCTGGCCAGGGAAGCCAGGCAGACCTATGGAGATCTTCCCTTTCAAGAGCTTCCACTTATTTCCTAAGTGACTGTCCTCAGTTTAATCAGTAACTGAACGAGTGGGATGAAATCCTGGCTCAGCTAAAGCCAAATTACCAACATCCATGATGGCAGGATTCCCCTCTCGACTCCACCAGCTTTCTCATCCGGGTCACACAAGAAACTATTATACCAACCAGCCACACTTGACCTGTTCCCTGTGGGCTGGTCTCCAGCACCTTCCCAGAGCAAGCTGTGACCTTCTTCAAAGGGACAAAGGAGCTCCAGCCTCTCTTCTACATCTCTGCACCAGTTCACAACACAGCTGATGAACAGCAAGTGCAGATCTCAGCCAGGACTTCTCTGAACACCACACCAGAGGAGATGCTGGACCTCCAGGAGATACTTGAAGGGAACAAAGCGGGGCTGCTCTGGTAACACAAGATGTTGCAGAGCTCAGCAAATCACCCCCTCAGCAGTCTGTGTCTGGTTCCCTCCCTGGGACCATCCCTTCCCGTCCTCTGCAGGCAGAAACAGGCCAATATCAACAtcccaggaaaagagaaaaacacagaTTCGGAGAAATTAAAACAATTTCGCCTCTCTCCCCCCAGGTAATGGCATGCAAAAGACAGCTCAGCAAAACCGTACCCACCTAAGACTGGCTGATTTCTGCTCCACAAGCCACATTCCAGAAGGGAGAGGTGGTCACCGCCAGGGCTGGAGGCTTCCTAAGGATGTGAGTGCCGACCTTCCAAAAAGGGTCCATCTAGGAAGATCAAGGAGCactaaaaaacccacagaaaaaaaaaaaaaagtggtatgtGAGTACtggagcagcaccaggacacTCAAAGGGAGAAAGGGTAGAAGAAACCCAACCAGACACACCTGATTCTTCAGGCTTTTCAGAAGTCCCCATGTCCTCGCCATAATTGGGCTGGCACAGCCCCATGGTGAAAGATGCTGCAAGTGTGATTTTGATTAACTCATCTGCTGCAGGCTATATTTGAAGGGAGCTGTGGCTAATTGTATTTTGATTGCCTTAAAATTCagtcacaggggaaaaaaaatggcctGTGAGCAGATATATTAATCATTTTGGAGCAGCCTTGTTTCCTAAGCTGGTGTTTGATTAAAAGGGAGCACAACCAACAGGCACTTCCAAAAGCTGGTGCTATTTTTGATTGCTTCATTCAGAGCAGTTCCTGATGCTCCGATATGCCTAGCAAACCCTTTGGGGCTGATACTTGCATTTTCTTGTATTCAGCGAACATTTCCATATCGTTATTCACGTTTTAAGGATGTGTGAGTAAACAGAGAAAAGGGATTTGCTCCTTCCTGAGAGGCTAAGATTAAAAGCCAAAATGTTTTATACATACATAAGCAGTAAATTCAGCTTCTGAAGGTTTTGGGCTCAATTTGAAGAGCTCCACAGCCTCAAGAGGAGGCCTTTCCACCCTGCATAGCTGGGAAATGGTGTTTAGGTAACTGCAAAGCAGACGCAGCAAGGAGCCTTTAGGCAAAAAGTCAGGGAAAAAAATGTCTAGAGGAAAGGagggattattttttccttctaattcattatcatattttttaaacatatcTTTTCAATAATTATCTGAGAAGCCATTTTGCAGCACAGTGTTGTTTCAATCTTGTTTTCAGTTGGGTAATTGTGAAGCAAGTGGGTAAATGCTTTCTCAGCTGAGAACAAGAGGAATCATTAAGCATCAAGCTCCTCTCCTAAACTGATGTTcagtgcagctggaggagcaaaGGACTGACACTTATTCCCATTATCACCCTGATGGGCATGTCTTGTCCCTCCTTTTGTGCAAATGCCCTTACATAAATTTCCTTAATTTAGGCataatctgtttggttttttttttttcctctgcaaaatTTTCTCAGAAGGCAGAAAGAACACTGTCTCCCCTGCACCCAAATTTAGcagaaaaccccaacatttcTGAGCTCATGAATTACTCCAGAGCACCACAGGTTTCTTCTGGCTCCAGCCCAGAGGACCAGGGTCCTCATGGTCATGTCGCAATCAGAGGAAAGGACATAGTGTCCACTTCTGCTCCGGTGACACTCCACACAGGCACAGAAAGGGTAATTTTGGGATCACGGTGTGAAAAGTGCCGTCTTGAACATTACCCAGAAGGGAGATGCAAAAGACCACTTGGTCTACCCCaatgtgacagcagggacagtctCATCAGCCCAGCAGGATGCTTGTGTGTGGCTAATCCATATTTAAAGATGGGAATGAAGAAACTATCTCCTGGagagctgggaagcagcaccacCAGCTAAATAAAGGACTGTGTGAACAACACATTTCTACTACCTTGGTTACTTTTCTGAATGTCTGGTTTTGTACCAAAGGTGGATGAGCAGCATTTTTTCCACATCGAGAATAGGAAAGGGTCCTCCTCCACAAACCCCCCTTTTTGTGAAGTTTCCtggaattttattttctgtgggaTTTCTACATCCTGTAGAATTTCTGTGGAGGAGGCTGGAGAGATGCACAAACTCCTGTGCTTACCCCATAGCCCTCCTTATGGACACCCACAAGCCCATACAGAGAGAACCCCAAATTCCAGTCACAGCTAGACCATCCACCACCAGAGAATCAACAGTCAGCTACAAAAACCATACATACAAGGAAACAAACCAATCACCACCACAAACCTGGAGAGCCCACAGGGATTGGAAGACCGCTGCCCCCCAAAAAACCTCAACCCACTAAAGAAAAGCCAAAGCCTACCCACTATCAGGGTAAAATTCCCTTCAGAAGGTGAAGGCAATGCACGTACAAGAGAAGCCGCCAGGAGGAATCACAGAAAGGAGGCACAAGTCAGAATTAAGGTTTTGTGCTTCtttaattatatataaaaaaaaaaaaagaaacctattTGGAAGAAGTCCAAATACAACAGAATAGAACTTGTACCATCTAAGATACCCAAGTGTAAAATCCCAGAACGTCTGAACTCCCCAGCATGAGCTGGGAGGTGTCAGGGCTGGCCAGGAGGGACCGGTGGCCTCTCCCTTCTCCCAGCCCCCATCACAGCTGGATGGCAGGCAGCCCGAGAGCCAGGACACAACAGAGACATCAACAGTCTCTTGTAAAACCATTCCATTTTAGCAACTAAGAACATTatggaaattaagaaaaaaaaaacctaaatctttttttcttttcctttaccaACAGCCCTGCTTTAGTGACATGCTAGCCCCGCTGGAAAGGTAAAACACTCACAGCTCTGTCCAGAATGTGGTTAACCAGTCAACTCCTTGTTCAGGACACCTCCATCATCTCGATCGAACGCGCTCACGAGCGCATCGCAGCTGCTCGAGTTACAGTGACAAATGATTCTGTGGGGTTCCCGGATCTGGAAACCGCCTCCTGCGAACTCCACGCTGAGATAAATCTCTGAAATAAGTCTCCTCCACCAAGCCCTCCAAGCTCACCCTCGGTCCCACCTGGAGGCCACCCTGACAGCATCCTCAGAAGCTCTGCCTGCTCTAGCCAGGTGAGTCGCTGGAAcatcatatcttttttttttttttttaaaaaaaacactttcatatacaatttttttgttggctttttttatatttaaatagaaaaatactaCTTCACTCTGTGTTATGAGCCAGAGATCAGTTGACTTCCAGTGACAGAATCAGGAGTTCTCAATGCTCTTACACTGAGCTCAATACCAGAAGATTCCCAGGAACCTCAGAAGGTAAAGATCTCCCCATCACACCATAGAAGCAGGAGCACGCAGGGCTCCATCACAGCTCCATCTTCCCTTCTCCGCAGCAAGGAACCAACCTTAGATAACCATCAGCCTGCAGAGAGTCAGCGGTGGGGCCAACACCCCAAACCTGACTCTTGGGGGAGTCAGCTGTAGTTTTAAGCTTTCCACTTGCCaactgggttttttgtgtgtgcagtCTGTCCCTGGAAGCCACTGGATCCCATCAGATGTACATATGAattagacaaaaaaaataaaacagtggttAAAAGTTCTCTAAAGACCTTCTTCCTCCTCTCATCTTCTGAAGAGTCAATGACAAACAGACATGGATAAAACTAAATttgccctcctccccacctcaAGACAACAAGAGTTACTGAGACACAAAAAAATGTGTTATCTTGTACCCTCAGGATTACATCTAGAAGGGAAGATTTAGGGGTGCGGGAATCGCGGGGGGAAGGCGGTGTTTGTGGGCGCAGTCCGCTTAGTTCTTGTACTCGAAAGGCTCGTCTCCGGTTTCATTGAGGAGACACGTGCGGACGAGGGCCTCTGTCACAGCATACGGATCACAGTTGGCGGAAGGCCGGCGGTCCTCGAAGTAGCCCCTCTTCTCATGGCCCACGCTCCGGGGGATGCGGATGCTGGCGCCACGGTTGGCCACCCCAGCTGAGAACTCGTGGATGTTGGATGTCTCGTGGAAACCCGTCAGGCGCCTGGCATTGTCCAGCCCCCCTTTGGGGTCGTAGGCACGGATGTGGTACTGGTGACGCTTGCTCAGCTTCTCAATGGCCTCTTCAATGTGCCTGCGAAGGGAGCAAGGAAGAGGGGAAGACACAGTGAGTGTCAGATGGGAGTACGAGCTGAGCCACTCTTGGCTGTTGCATCCAAGCCACAGCAGATTCATCGCTGTCCCTAAGCTGCTTCATGAGGAAGCCTATTGTAAGAAAAATTTATCTGCAGAAAAGCTTGTCAGgaattggagcaggctgcccagggaactggtggagtcaccatccctggaggggtttaaaagacatgtagatgagcttcttaggtacatggtttagtgccagtgttgggttaatcattggactcgatgatcttgagggtctcatcaaaataaaatgattctatgaatctattaTCCTATGCCCTACAGCCCAGCCCAATTTTCTGATCATCTCAACACAAGGATTCTCTTCACTTCTACTTCTGACCCAAGCTGGTTCTTGAAAATGGATCTCCATGGCCTGAGAAGATCCCTCGGGAGTGCTGTGCATGGGACACCACCAGTTTGACCCACGGCCAGATCCCACAGACACACTGCCTTGAGGAACCTGCTCTCAGGGGGGAGATTTCTTACCACATAAGTTTCTATTTGGGAAGCTCACACAGTCACGGGTTGGCTTATTATCTCAGGGCATCACTAAGAATAAGGCAAGAAAACACTGCTGCCAGGAAGAATCCCTTCACGGAGCTCCACTGCAACCCAGTGCTGTAAGGTCCCAGCACATCAGTCCCACAAGCGAACTAGTATTTTACATTTCCAGGATCTTGTTGTTTAAGAAAACATGTCATTAGCTTCCACAGCCTGGTGTAGACAGAAGCAAATAGTCTTCCTCTTTCATCATGGTCATGCAAAAAATGCCTATCCTGAATTTATTTGTTTTGAGCAACGGCAGATCAAGAGCTGGGCAGCCTGCTATGAATAGCTGCACCTTGGCCACCCATGCTTTCATCAACACTGGCTGAATTTCCCACCCAACACCAAGATGGGAGTCTATCATTACACAAAGTTATatatcaaaaaacaaaaaatccagaaaaaaggCTCAAACATAACAACCAAGCACCAGAGTGACATCTCCCATGTGGTCAAAACTCTGTAAAAAGCTCACTGCTACCAAGTCCAGCCTGCTGCCTAGCAAACACATACTGCTGGCCCATCTCAAAACACTTACTTGAGACCTCCGTCTTCCCTCATTTCCTTGGTACTGAAGTTGGTGTGACAGCCAGCACCGTTCCAGTTCCCAGGGATGGGCTTGGGATCGAAGGACACGATGACACCAAAGTCTTCGCACACCCGGTGGAGGATGAAGCGTGCAATCCAGAGGTGATCGCCCATCTCAATCCCTTCACATGGTCCCACCTGGAACTCCCACTACAAGAAGGAGGAGTGACTGGCTCAGTGGTGCAGAGACAACCCACAGTGAGACATTTCCCACCCCCTTACACTCTGATTGTTGACAAAACTATGTGGCTCAGAGCCAAATGCTCCTGCTGCTTGCGTTTTATCTGTTCTGTCTGCCTCCAGGAGGCACCTAAAACAATTTACCTGGGctggcatcacttctgcattggTTCCTCCAATTTTCACGCCAGCGTACAGGCACGCTCGGTAGTGGGCCTCCACAATGTCCCTGCCATAGGCTTTGTCTGCCCCTACACCACAGTAGTATGGACCTGCAATGGCACAGGTGGACAGCAAGGAAAACATGAGTTTCCAGAAAGGATAAAGGCTCATACTCAGTGAAAACAGAGCACACAGAAGGAAGAACTCTACAAAGGCATGTGATGTGTGGAAAAGCCCCCAAATCCATTTTTCACAGTAGCACTAGCAGAGCACCGATGGAGAGAGAGTCCCTCCAATAGTCTGGGTTTGTAATCTGTCACGCTCATGCTAGGCAAGTTTTTAAATCACCTGCAGATTAACAAACCAAGCAGCAAATTCGTATGTGGCAAATGACCATCTCAACCTTTCTGCAATGACCTTAATTTCATGGGTTAGTTTTTGCCAATATCCTGCTTGATATTGTCCACCCTCAGTTCTAGAAACAACTCAAATCTTTCAGCTCGCCCAAAGCAGTTAAGTTGCATCCCAAAGATTACAGTGCAATCACCGCACTAAGGAATTCTGACTTGGTCCAGCACAGACTCCCCAAGAGGTTACCTTGGGGTCCAGGGAAGCCATTGGAAGGCCAGCCAAACGGGTGTCCATCTGTCCCCAGAAGAGTGTACTCTTGTTCCATCCCAAACCAGGGGTGCTGATTGGACACCATATCCATGATCCGCCTGCAGGTGTGGCGGAGATTTGTCTCtagaacaaaaaagaaaccaacacaaGGCTTATTAGCATCTCCACCTCCACTCTCTCCTTCTACTTTATTTACAGTTTGAGTCCCAGCAGCATTGGTGAAGAATCCCAGAACAGCCCtttctccaccaccagcactttAACTTTCAGGGCCAGGATTTTTTTTGTGCCATGCGCAACACTGAAGGCATGAACAGCATTTGGACAGGTGTCCCCCTCCCCAgaaacaccagctccaccag comes from Patagioenas fasciata isolate bPatFas1 chromosome 6, bPatFas1.hap1, whole genome shotgun sequence and encodes:
- the GLUL gene encoding glutamine synthetase, encoding MATSASSHLSKAIKHMYMKLPQGDKVQAMYIWIDGTGEHLRCKTRTLDHEPKSLEDLPEWNFDGSSTFQSEGSNSDMYLRPAAMFRDPFRKDPNKLVLCEVFKYNRQSAETNLRHTCRRIMDMVSNQHPWFGMEQEYTLLGTDGHPFGWPSNGFPGPQGPYYCGVGADKAYGRDIVEAHYRACLYAGVKIGGTNAEVMPAQWEFQVGPCEGIEMGDHLWIARFILHRVCEDFGVIVSFDPKPIPGNWNGAGCHTNFSTKEMREDGGLKHIEEAIEKLSKRHQYHIRAYDPKGGLDNARRLTGFHETSNIHEFSAGVANRGASIRIPRSVGHEKRGYFEDRRPSANCDPYAVTEALVRTCLLNETGDEPFEYKN